A genomic window from Streptomyces sp. 846.5 includes:
- a CDS encoding transposase: MDLAADGLGIDAIPVRERRRPCTVVLDNASAHVAKAFRGRRRQLAKIGVDLFYLPPRSPELNDIELVWRQAKYQDYPQRAQTSIDAIGETVDRAMTRQRDRIRQKSAANSIQAA; this comes from the coding sequence TTGGACCTGGCCGCAGACGGCCTCGGCATCGATGCCATACCGGTCCGGGAGCGGCGACGGCCGTGCACGGTCGTGCTGGACAACGCTTCCGCGCACGTGGCCAAGGCGTTCAGGGGCCGCCGCCGTCAGCTGGCGAAGATCGGCGTGGACCTGTTCTACCTGCCCCCGCGCAGCCCGGAGTTGAACGACATCGAGCTGGTCTGGCGCCAGGCGAAGTACCAGGACTACCCGCAGCGCGCCCAGACCAGCATCGACGCCATCGGTGAAACCGTCGACCGCGCCATGACACGGCAGCGAGACCGAATTCGACAAAAGTCAGCAGCGAACTCCATCCAAGCCGCTTAG
- a CDS encoding winged helix-turn-helix domain-containing protein, with product MPALREWLREQRGVEISADWLWELLRRDGFRWKRTRDSVRHKAGPVLQLAAKAELGDLRTYGWRRTRADRI from the coding sequence GTGCCGGCTCTGCGCGAGTGGCTGCGCGAGCAGCGCGGGGTGGAGATCTCCGCCGACTGGCTGTGGGAGCTGCTGCGCCGCGACGGCTTCCGCTGGAAACGGACCCGCGACAGCGTGCGGCACAAGGCCGGCCCCGTCCTCCAGCTGGCCGCGAAGGCGGAGCTGGGGGACTTACGGACTTACGGATGGAGGCGCACGCGGGCGGACCGGATCTGA
- a CDS encoding helix-turn-helix domain-containing protein: MSNILRIELADDQRGELRILLARRDLTRYARLRAECIRLLDRGMTAPEVADLLECHAVTVRAAVHCFHGGGTKALPDAPRPGRPAKVLGSDDRAALAELLERSAAAGVT; the protein is encoded by the coding sequence ATGTCGAACATCCTGCGCATCGAGTTGGCTGACGATCAGCGTGGCGAGCTGCGCATTCTGCTGGCACGGCGGGATCTGACCCGTTACGCGCGACTGCGGGCGGAGTGCATCCGGCTGCTCGACCGCGGCATGACCGCGCCCGAGGTCGCCGACCTGCTCGAATGTCATGCGGTCACCGTCCGTGCGGCGGTCCACTGCTTTCACGGCGGCGGGACCAAGGCACTGCCCGATGCTCCGCGTCCGGGCCGCCCGGCGAAGGTGCTGGGCAGCGACGACCGTGCTGCGCTGGCCGAACTGTTGGAGCGGTCCGCCGCAGCCGGCGTCACCTGA